DNA sequence from the Lysinibacillus sp. OF-1 genome:
TAGTCGTGACAAATGCCAAAGAGATGGCTGATGCCATGTATGCATATTATAGTAGTTTTTCACCGAAGTTTGAAATTCAATATAAAGGTAATACACAACGAATTGAACAAATTGTGGAAGAGGCCTACAACAATGCTATTGAACGAGATGATTATGTTTATGGTCATGTTAGTAAGCATTCAATTCGTTATGAATATGGGCGAAATAAGGCAACTATTTTTGGAGAGCAGAGCTATTTAATGACGCCAGAACAGGCTGCCTTTGTCGAGATGAATGTCCAAGAAATCATCAACAAAATCAGTAAAGACTCTATGACAGAAGTAGAAAAGGTACGAGCAGTCAATGACTATATTGTCGCTAATACTGCCTATACAGATCAAACAAATTCTAGTCCACATAGTGCCTATACCGTACTTGCCGAGCATGGGGGAGTATGTCAGGGCTATGCTTTACTAGCTCACTCGATGCTTCAAAAACTGGGAATTGAAACAAAATATATCGTGGGCTATGTCGGCAAAGAGGGACATGCGTGGAATTTGGTCAAGCTGGATGGACAGTGGTATCACCTTGATACGACATGGAATGATCCAGTACCAGATCGCAAAGGTGCCATTCGTTACCAATACTTTTTAGTAGACGATCGTACAATGGCGAAAGATCACACGTGGATTGCTGAGGATTATCCAAAGGCAACAAGCACAATGTATAGTTATTATCATGATATAGACTTCCCAGCACAGGCTGGCGATCAATTATATTTTAGTAATATCTCTGATGACAATAAGTTGTATGTGCTTGATATAAAGACAGGTAAAATAAAGCGTGTCACAAATACTCGTGCACAATACATCGTTTACTCGGATGGGTGGCTATACTTTAGTAATTACTCTCGGGGGGCGTATTTAACAAAAATTCGTCCAGACGGTAGTGGAGAACAGGTACTAAATAGGGAAGATACAAAGGATATATTTGTTAAGGATGGCTTCCTCTATTTCACAACGAATGAATTGAAGAGAATGGCTCTCTAATTTAACATAAAAAAGGTGATGTCAACGGCACAAACAGCCATGTTGAAAGGCGGGGGGGAATTTCCGTTCTGCCAGCGTCCTTCCCAGGGGGCAGTTCACTAAATCCATGTGGCAAAGGTGTCTTTTCCTTCTCTTTTATACTAGCCGTAGCGATCAAAATATTTGTATAATTAGAGAAAGGATAGGCTCTTATTTTCAATGTGGAGAAGTGATTAGTTACACACCTCTCAATAAATAAGTAGTGAACACCTTCACTTTACTTAGGAATTTTTTCTAAAAAGATAATCTTTTGTGAGGTGGAGCGGAAGGCTACTCGATTCCCGCGAGACTGGCGAGCCTCTAAACACGAAGCGGCTCGGCGCTAGCCTACGGGAAAGCAAGTAGCCTGCAACGGAAATCCATCTTCAGCTTTCACAAAATAGATGGTTTTGTTTTTTTACACTATGAAAAGGGCAATGACTTATAAATAGTCATATGCCCTTTTTGTACGTTCAATCAAATAAGTAATAGGCTGATGCTGACAAAGTTTAATATCAATTTGTGGATATAGTAAGGTGATTTCCTCCGTAAAAGTCTTTAAAATGAGTGGATTATGCTTGATGGCACCACCATTACAATAAAGTGTAAATGGTCCATTCTGATAGCCCATTTTTTTCAATACAGCGCTTGCTAGAAGAACTAATTCGTAGGCAGCCTGTAGTGATATTTGCATGGCGCAAGCATCTTCTTGCTCGACTGCCTTTGCTACAAATGAGCTCATCTTGGCCAGCTGTGCATTCGTATAGGATGGATGGAATAACCATTCCGCAAGCTCTGTTACATCCTGTATATTTAAAAAATGATAGACGGCTTCTTTTAAGATTGTTGGTTCACCACGACCATCCTCCATTTTAAATACAGCTCTTACTACTTCCTGCCCTAGCCAATATCCACTTCCCTCATCACCAGCTCGATGTCCCCAACCTCCTGCACGTACAATTCGTTGCCCGTCATAGGCATAGGCGATGGCTCCTGTTCCGGCAATGAGTAATGCACCAGCCTGTCCAGCAGTCACACCAAGTAGTGTAGCTTCTGCATCATTTTCAATAATTAGCGTCTTGATTTGTAGCTGTGTGGCCTTTAGGGCATTTTGAACAATGGCCGTTACTGTGGCATGATCCTTAGGAGAATCAATGCCAGCTAACGCAAAGGTAGCTACAGCAATTTGAGAATGGGGGTACTTTTGCAAAAATGTTTGTACATTTGCTAAAAGTCCTTGTAATCTTGCTGTAGCTGATTCGACACCAATGGCTTGATAATTCGAGCCTTGCATTGTTGTAGAATAGTGAATGTCACCAGATTCAGCATGAACGACCGCACATGCTGTTTTTGTTGCTCCACCGTCAATAATCAATAACCAATCCTTCATTGATTCCATTCCTCAAGAAAGGCTGTTAATTCCTTTTCCGCTTGTATAATAGAATTTTCCTTTAAGCGGACCCATTCATAAAGGTTTTGAGCATTCATTTTTGAACGTTCGAGCGCTGCTTTCATTGTGGCTGGAGCTGGGCCACCTAGCAATGTTCGCACACCAACAAAAGATTCTGGCTTTAATGTTTTATAAAAGTCTTCTTCTGAAATAGCTAATTCCTTTCCCGTAATCAATTTAGATTGTGTATTGGCAAGGCCCCATGTAAGGCTTGCTAGTGATTCTTCGCCATGGGCAAGTAGAACTTTAATACATTTGCTAACAATACTATGTGCTTGGCGGAATGAAATCCCCTCTGAACGCACTAATGTATCTGCAAGCTCTGTAACATTGGCAAAGCTATTCTCTGCACGGTTTCTTAATTTCTTTTTATTAACATCCATTGTGACAACAAGAGAACCAAATAACTTGTAAATCCCATTTAAACGGTCAATGGCACGCCATAAATAGGGCTGCATATCATCTTCAGTGTCGACGATATCTCCGAACGGTGTATTATGTACCATTTGTAATACTGTACTTGCATCTCCAACAACCGCAGATAGTAATGAACGTGTATGCTCTACGGAAACAGGGTTACGTTTTTGAGGCATTATGGAACTTATCTGGACATATGGACTTGCGAGTGTGAATGCATTAAATTCCTGGGTAGCCCATAATAAAAAATCTTGAGATGTACGGCCGAGATTGAGTGCAGCCAGCTGTACAATACTTGCCGCTTCAGCAATATAATCTGCGCCTGCAACAGCATCCCACGCATTTTCGATAATATCATCAAATGCCAGTAGATCACGCATCCGTTCTCTACTAATATTAAAGCCTGTCGTTGTTAAGGCAGCCGCCCCCATACTACTGCGATTGACAGTTTTATAGACATGCTGCATCCGCTCAAAATCACGCTCAAGCTGGTCAATAACAGCTTTTAAATAATGGGCAAAGGTTGTGGGCTGAGCCTGCTGTGTATGCGTGTAGCCAATCATGATGGTATCTATATGTTCCTCTGCAGCCGCGATTAAGTCATCACGTAATGTTAGTAACTCGTTCATTAATAATAATAGTTTTTTCCTTAAGGTCATACGATAGATGGCGATCCCCATATCATTCCTACTTCTGCCAATGTGAAGATTTCCTGCAACATCACCAGCAAGCTCGATTAGTTTATTTTCAATGCGGAAAAATAAATCCTCATATTGGGGACTGTAATCCTCTAAACGATAATAATTTAAATCTATTTTTTTTAGAGCTATCCCAATTTGTTTCGCTTCATCTTTTTTTACGAGTCCTTGTTCTTCTAACATTTTTAAATGAGCAATATTAATTTGTAGCATGATTGTTAAAAAATTTTTCTTCGCCTCATCATAAGCTGGCTGTAAGACAATTTTCCGATAGATGTTAGAAGGGAATATCATCCCATCTTCCCGCTGCGTTTTGTTGCGAAAATCTTCAAACATTGTAATGGCCCCCTAATAGATTGGCAGCTAGATGGCTGTACCAGCACTGCCTTTTGATAGTTTTTCAGAAATAATAAGAACAACTAAAATTAAGCAAATTTGTAAGACACCATAAGCACAGGCGGTCCCAAATTTAAATGCATATAATTTTTGGAATATCGCTACAGACAATGGAATAGTGGATGTACTGTATATTAGAATGGATGCAACAAACTCACCAAAGCTTTGCACGAGAGCTAAGAGTGTCCCTGCTAAAATTCCGGTGAATGTTAACGGTACGACAATCCGTCTAAATGTATACCACCAATTGGCGCCTAAGCCACGTGAAGCCTCTTCAATCGATTGATCTAGTTGTACAAGAGAGGCGGAAGTAGATCGAAAAACAAGTGGTAAATGTCGAATAAAATACGCTAATGGCAAAATCCAAAATGTACCGATCAATACTTGATTGAAACTAAAAATACTTTCTGTACTAAAGGCAGCGATTAAATTAACCGCTACAACAGTACCAGGTAAAGCCCAAGGTACCATAATCAAAATATCGAGCAATGTTTTCCCTTTAAAGTTTAACCGAACCATAGCATAAGCAGCAGCGACACCAAAAATGATATTGCCGATTGTTGCTATGACACCCATTTGAATGGAATTCCAAATAGGCCGCCATGTACGCTCATCAGTAAAAAGAGCAATATAATGATCGATCGTATAGTCGGTCGGGAGAATTTGCGTTTTCCAAGCACCATCAACAGAAAAAGATATCAATATCAAAACTAATATCGGCAATATTAATATGAATGTCCCAACAAAGGATGCGATTGTTGCCATAACTTTAATTTTTTTAGAGGATACCTCGGAACGATGAACACTGATACCCTTACTGAGATTTTGATAATTTCGCTGATTCTGATACCAACGCATGATGATTAAAAAGGTAATAGATACAAAGGATAAAATCATCGACTGTGTTGCAGCCATCTCAAGATTGCCATTTGTACGTGATAAATATATTTGCATCGTCATGGTGCGCTCTACACCAAACATTAAAGGTGCTGTATAGGAAGCCATTGAGATCATAAACACTAATAAGGACGAGGCGACAATGGAAGGTGTCAGCATTGGTAGAATAACCTTTGTCCATACGCGAATACGCCCTGCACCTAGACTGGTTGCAGCCTCTTCTAAAGCAGGATCGAGCCCCTTAATAGCAGCTGAAGCTGTTAAGTAGAAGTACGTATACATCGTGAAGGTATGAACGACGATAACTCCCCAAATGCCTTTCAATGCAAACGGTACATGGTCTAATCCGAATAGATGCTGAAAGATTCGAGGGAAAATACCGCTATCGCCATATAAAAATGAAAAAGAAAGTACACCCACTAGAGGAGGAAGTGCCATAGGAACTAATACTAAAATAGACAGTGTACGCCTTCCTGGGAAATTATAGCGCTCCAGTAAAAAGGCCATCGTAACCCCAACGACTGCACAGCAAATAACACTGATGATCGAAATATAAATACTGGTCCATAAAGCCTCTAAGTTTGCTGGGCTCGCCAGATCAAAAAATTTTTTATAGTGAAAGAAAGCCTCATCACCAGCAAAGCTTTGGATAAATGTTTGATAGAAGGGGTAAACCACATAGGCGAACAATACTAAAAATAATGGCGATATTAAAATATAAACAAACCAATTGGATTGAAAAATTCGTGTCCACGCGCTTTCCTGAGAGGCATTGACAGACTGTTTTCCCATATTGGCTTCCTCCTATTCCCCTAATAAGTACAGTGAATCATGAGCCATATTGATTGTAATGTCTTCACCGATTTTCTTTATTTGGTCATAAGAATTAATAATCATTACTTTAAGTGAAAATGCCGTAAAATCTACAATGTAATTGACGCTAATACCTGTAAATTCAACAAATGTAATTTTTCCTGTTAACGTATTATCACCAGTACCTAGTTGAATAGACTCCGGTCGAATAGAAATAAACACTTTGTCTCCAATCATATGCGTTAAAGAGGGGGAGCTTTGTTGCTTTCGCCCAGTCAAAAGATGTCCATTTAAGGTTCTCACTTGTACATTTTCACCATTAATGGCTTGTATAGTGCCTTCGATTAAATTGGTTTCACCAATAAAGTTAGCTACAAAACGATCTTCAGGCTGATGATAAATTTCTTGAGGAGTCCCAATTTGCTTGATCAAACCATTCTCCATGACCATGATTCGATCCGACATAGCCATTGCCTCCATCTGATCATGGGTAACGTAAATTGTTGTAACGCCAAGCTCAGATTGAATTCGTTTGATTTCAATACGTGTTTCCTCACGCAATTTAGCATCTAGATTGGATAGAGGTTCATCCAGTAATAAAATATCTGGCTCAATTACAAGCGCTCTAGCTAAAGCAACCCGTTGTTGTTGTCCACCAGATAGTTCATTTATTTTTCTGTTACCATAAGCTGCTAGATGTACTTGTCCTCTAATGCGGTCAACCTTGTATTGAAT
Encoded proteins:
- a CDS encoding N-acetylglucosamine kinase yields the protein MKDWLLIIDGGATKTACAVVHAESGDIHYSTTMQGSNYQAIGVESATARLQGLLANVQTFLQKYPHSQIAVATFALAGIDSPKDHATVTAIVQNALKATQLQIKTLIIENDAEATLLGVTAGQAGALLIAGTGAIAYAYDGQRIVRAGGWGHRAGDEGSGYWLGQEVVRAVFKMEDGRGEPTILKEAVYHFLNIQDVTELAEWLFHPSYTNAQLAKMSSFVAKAVEQEDACAMQISLQAAYELVLLASAVLKKMGYQNGPFTLYCNGGAIKHNPLILKTFTEEITLLYPQIDIKLCQHQPITYLIERTKRAYDYL
- a CDS encoding ABC transporter ATP-binding protein, with amino-acid sequence MRSVKIENVSKQFGQVYGVNDINLEIKAGEFFTFLGPSGCGKTTTLRMIAGFYYPSKGKILFDNRDVTRLQPNKRNIGMVFQNYALFPHMTVDENIAFGLQVRKFSKTEIQYKVDRIRGQVHLAAYGNRKINELSGGQQQRVALARALVIEPDILLLDEPLSNLDAKLREETRIEIKRIQSELGVTTIYVTHDQMEAMAMSDRIMVMENGLIKQIGTPQEIYHQPEDRFVANFIGETNLIEGTIQAINGENVQVRTLNGHLLTGRKQQSSPSLTHMIGDKVFISIRPESIQLGTGDNTLTGKITFVEFTGISVNYIVDFTAFSLKVMIINSYDQIKKIGEDITINMAHDSLYLLGE
- a CDS encoding ABC transporter permease, with product MGKQSVNASQESAWTRIFQSNWFVYILISPLFLVLFAYVVYPFYQTFIQSFAGDEAFFHYKKFFDLASPANLEALWTSIYISIISVICCAVVGVTMAFLLERYNFPGRRTLSILVLVPMALPPLVGVLSFSFLYGDSGIFPRIFQHLFGLDHVPFALKGIWGVIVVHTFTMYTYFYLTASAAIKGLDPALEEAATSLGAGRIRVWTKVILPMLTPSIVASSLLVFMISMASYTAPLMFGVERTMTMQIYLSRTNGNLEMAATQSMILSFVSITFLIIMRWYQNQRNYQNLSKGISVHRSEVSSKKIKVMATIASFVGTFILILPILVLILISFSVDGAWKTQILPTDYTIDHYIALFTDERTWRPIWNSIQMGVIATIGNIIFGVAAAYAMVRLNFKGKTLLDILIMVPWALPGTVVAVNLIAAFSTESIFSFNQVLIGTFWILPLAYFIRHLPLVFRSTSASLVQLDQSIEEASRGLGANWWYTFRRIVVPLTFTGILAGTLLALVQSFGEFVASILIYSTSTIPLSVAIFQKLYAFKFGTACAYGVLQICLILVVLIISEKLSKGSAGTAI
- a CDS encoding transglutaminase domain-containing protein, encoding MRNLWKKLAIIAIIIIFIDPIYMAGKAVVQQVLDWTNNDEIETMLLSTKEKIVDVTARLSDDASIETAIPIEDIHEAEVAPKAPPIQKPETKLVVTNAKEMADAMYAYYSSFSPKFEIQYKGNTQRIEQIVEEAYNNAIERDDYVYGHVSKHSIRYEYGRNKATIFGEQSYLMTPEQAAFVEMNVQEIINKISKDSMTEVEKVRAVNDYIVANTAYTDQTNSSPHSAYTVLAEHGGVCQGYALLAHSMLQKLGIETKYIVGYVGKEGHAWNLVKLDGQWYHLDTTWNDPVPDRKGAIRYQYFLVDDRTMAKDHTWIAEDYPKATSTMYSYYHDIDFPAQAGDQLYFSNISDDNKLYVLDIKTGKIKRVTNTRAQYIVYSDGWLYFSNYSRGAYLTKIRPDGSGEQVLNREDTKDIFVKDGFLYFTTNELKRMAL
- the argH gene encoding argininosuccinate lyase, encoding MFEDFRNKTQREDGMIFPSNIYRKIVLQPAYDEAKKNFLTIMLQINIAHLKMLEEQGLVKKDEAKQIGIALKKIDLNYYRLEDYSPQYEDLFFRIENKLIELAGDVAGNLHIGRSRNDMGIAIYRMTLRKKLLLLMNELLTLRDDLIAAAEEHIDTIMIGYTHTQQAQPTTFAHYLKAVIDQLERDFERMQHVYKTVNRSSMGAAALTTTGFNISRERMRDLLAFDDIIENAWDAVAGADYIAEAASIVQLAALNLGRTSQDFLLWATQEFNAFTLASPYVQISSIMPQKRNPVSVEHTRSLLSAVVGDASTVLQMVHNTPFGDIVDTEDDMQPYLWRAIDRLNGIYKLFGSLVVTMDVNKKKLRNRAENSFANVTELADTLVRSEGISFRQAHSIVSKCIKVLLAHGEESLASLTWGLANTQSKLITGKELAISEEDFYKTLKPESFVGVRTLLGGPAPATMKAALERSKMNAQNLYEWVRLKENSIIQAEKELTAFLEEWNQ